Proteins from one Mycobacterium sp. EPa45 genomic window:
- a CDS encoding MaoC family dehydratase: MSESSGEKVVVQRGLWYEEFELGVRYVHAPGRTITEADNVLFTTLTMNTQALHLDAAFSDALPPFNQRLVNSMFTLSTLVGLSVTQLTQGTIVGNLGFSDIAFPKPLFHGDTMYAETVVTDKRESKSRPGEGIVTFAHTARNQHGDVVATASRKTMVRKKPT; this comes from the coding sequence GTGAGCGAGTCGTCCGGGGAGAAGGTCGTCGTCCAGCGCGGCCTGTGGTACGAGGAATTCGAACTCGGAGTGCGTTACGTGCACGCCCCGGGTCGCACCATCACCGAGGCGGACAACGTCTTGTTCACCACGCTGACGATGAACACCCAGGCGCTGCACCTCGATGCGGCCTTCTCCGACGCGCTGCCACCGTTCAACCAGCGGCTGGTGAATTCCATGTTCACGCTGTCCACCCTCGTGGGACTGTCGGTGACGCAGCTGACCCAGGGCACGATCGTCGGCAATCTCGGTTTCTCCGACATCGCTTTCCCCAAGCCGCTTTTCCACGGTGACACGATGTACGCCGAGACCGTCGTCACGGACAAGCGGGAGTCCAAGAGCCGCCCCGGCGAGGGCATCGTCACGTTCGCGCACACCGCGCGCAACCAGCACGGTGACGTCGTCGCGACGGCGTCGCGCAAGACCATGGTCCGGAAGAAGCCCACCTGA
- a CDS encoding dihydrolipoamide acetyltransferase family protein, with amino-acid sequence MSDFLVPDLGEGLADATITSWAVAVGDVVELNQTLCTVETNKAEVEIPSPYSGRIAELGGAEGETLAVGTLLVRIETEDRAPVLVGYGIDDGMDRSRRARAAPKTRKLAADLAVDLNGLQPGSGTGGVITHEDVLEAAGTTSQNIPVRGVHARMATHMSLSRSRIPDAHASVEVDGTALLRLRDQLGVTPFVLTLRLLVIALGRHPMLNATWVEAEAGPEISLHSDVRLGVAVATDRGLVVPVVDTRGCSTRRLAEVVIDVVARARAGTLAPTQLSGSTFTVSNFGALGLDEGVPVINYPEAAILGMGSLKPRAVVVDGAVVARPTMTLTCAFDHRIADGAQAAAFLTDLRGLIESPQTALLEL; translated from the coding sequence ATGAGCGACTTCCTGGTGCCGGACCTCGGGGAGGGTCTCGCGGACGCGACGATCACCAGCTGGGCCGTCGCGGTGGGTGATGTCGTCGAACTCAACCAGACCCTGTGCACGGTCGAGACCAATAAGGCCGAGGTCGAGATCCCCAGTCCCTACAGCGGGCGGATCGCCGAGCTCGGCGGTGCCGAGGGCGAAACCCTGGCGGTGGGAACACTGTTGGTCCGTATCGAAACCGAGGACCGCGCACCGGTTCTGGTCGGCTATGGAATCGACGACGGCATGGACCGAAGTCGCCGGGCGCGCGCGGCGCCCAAGACGCGAAAGCTTGCCGCCGACCTCGCGGTGGACCTGAACGGCCTGCAGCCCGGGTCGGGAACCGGCGGAGTGATCACCCACGAGGACGTGCTGGAAGCTGCCGGGACTACGTCGCAGAACATCCCGGTACGCGGCGTCCATGCCCGTATGGCCACCCATATGTCGTTGTCGCGCAGCAGGATTCCCGACGCCCACGCCAGCGTCGAGGTGGACGGCACTGCACTGCTGCGGTTGCGCGACCAGCTGGGCGTGACACCCTTCGTGCTGACACTGCGGTTGTTGGTCATCGCGCTGGGCCGGCATCCGATGCTCAATGCCACGTGGGTGGAAGCCGAAGCCGGACCGGAGATCTCGTTGCATTCCGACGTCCGCCTCGGTGTTGCGGTGGCCACTGATCGCGGCCTGGTGGTACCGGTCGTAGACACCCGGGGATGCTCCACCCGACGCCTGGCCGAGGTGGTCATCGACGTCGTTGCCCGAGCCAGGGCAGGCACACTGGCGCCCACGCAGTTGAGCGGCTCTACCTTCACCGTGTCGAACTTCGGTGCGCTGGGTCTCGACGAAGGCGTGCCGGTGATCAATTATCCGGAGGCCGCGATCCTGGGGATGGGCTCGCTGAAGCCTCGGGCCGTGGTGGTCGACGGCGCGGTGGTGGCCCGGCCGACGATGACGCTGACATGTGCGTTCGACCATCGCATCGCCGACGGGGCCCAGGCCGCGGCGTTCCTGACCGATCTTCGCGGCCTGATCGAGTCGCCCCAGACGGCGTTGCTCGAACTCTAG
- a CDS encoding alpha-ketoacid dehydrogenase subunit beta, translating to MRGDGTPEPDGPILTELPAVTTLTMAQAINRALHDAMAGDDRVLVFGEDVAALGGVFRITEGLAETFGSQRCFDTPLAESAIIGMAVGLAIRGFVPVPEIQFDGFSYPAFDQVVSHLAKYRNRTRGQVDMPVTVRIPSFGGIGAVEHHSESTESYWVHTAGLKVVVPSTPSDAYWLLRHAIAARDPVIYLEPKRRYWGREAVDLAVPGPPIGRATIRRPGDDVTVLTYGGLVGTALNAAEIASCSVEVVDLRSLSPLDFDTVAASVRKTGRAVVMHEGPRTLGFGAELAARISEELFYDLESPVLRATGFDTPYPPARLEKLWLPGVDRLLDCVEKAMRRP from the coding sequence ATGCGCGGTGACGGCACACCAGAGCCCGACGGCCCGATCCTGACCGAGTTGCCTGCCGTCACCACCCTCACCATGGCGCAGGCGATCAACCGGGCGTTGCACGATGCAATGGCCGGCGACGACCGAGTGCTGGTGTTCGGCGAAGACGTCGCCGCACTGGGTGGTGTCTTCCGCATTACCGAGGGATTGGCCGAAACCTTCGGCTCACAGCGTTGTTTCGACACTCCGCTGGCCGAGTCGGCGATCATCGGCATGGCCGTCGGCCTGGCGATTCGTGGGTTCGTGCCCGTCCCCGAGATCCAGTTCGACGGATTCTCCTACCCGGCGTTCGATCAGGTGGTGAGCCACCTCGCCAAATACCGGAACCGCACTCGCGGCCAGGTCGACATGCCTGTCACGGTTCGGATTCCGTCGTTTGGCGGGATCGGCGCAGTCGAGCACCACTCGGAGTCCACCGAATCCTATTGGGTGCACACAGCGGGACTGAAAGTCGTTGTGCCGTCGACACCGTCGGACGCCTACTGGCTGTTACGGCATGCCATCGCCGCCCGCGACCCCGTCATCTATCTGGAACCCAAGCGGCGGTACTGGGGGCGCGAGGCCGTCGACCTCGCCGTGCCCGGACCACCCATCGGGAGGGCCACGATCCGCCGGCCCGGCGACGACGTCACGGTGCTCACCTACGGCGGCTTGGTCGGCACCGCATTGAACGCCGCCGAGATCGCCAGCTGCAGTGTCGAAGTCGTCGACCTGCGCTCGTTGAGTCCGCTGGACTTCGACACCGTGGCCGCGTCGGTTCGCAAGACGGGTCGGGCGGTGGTGATGCACGAGGGGCCGCGCACGCTGGGTTTCGGGGCGGAACTCGCCGCGCGGATCTCCGAGGAACTGTTCTACGACCTCGAGTCACCGGTGCTGCGCGCCACCGGTTTCGACACCCCGTACCCGCCGGCGCGGCTGGAGAAGCTCTGGTTGCCGGGTGTCGACCGGTTGCTCGACTGCGTCGAGAAAGCGATGCGACGGCCATGA
- a CDS encoding acyl-CoA dehydrogenase family protein: protein MTDYLSTGTLPDEYAQLAKTVRDFARTVVAPVAAEHDAAHTFPYEVVAGMAEMGLFGLPFPEEYGGMGGDYFALCLALEELGKVDQSVAITLEAGVSLGAMPVYRFGNDAQKREWLPQLTSGQALGAFGLTEAGGGTDAGATKTTARLDDGHWVINGSKQFITNSGTDITRLVTVTAVTGGDGDNREISSILVPVPTPGFTAEPAYDKVGWNASDTHPLSFDDVRVPEENLLGERGRGYANFLRILDEGRIAIAALSVGAAQGCVDESVKYAAERAAFGQPIGKFQAIEFKIARMEARAHAARTAYYDAAALMLAGKPFKKEAAIAKLVASEAAMDNARDATQIHGGYGFMNEYTVARHFRDSKILEIGEGTTEVQLMVIARQMGL from the coding sequence ATGACTGACTACCTGTCCACGGGAACACTTCCCGACGAATACGCGCAGCTCGCCAAGACGGTGCGCGACTTCGCGCGTACCGTCGTCGCCCCGGTGGCCGCCGAACACGATGCAGCGCACACCTTCCCGTACGAGGTCGTGGCGGGCATGGCCGAGATGGGCCTGTTCGGTCTGCCGTTTCCCGAGGAGTACGGCGGCATGGGCGGTGACTACTTCGCCCTGTGCCTGGCACTGGAGGAACTCGGGAAGGTCGACCAGAGCGTCGCGATCACACTGGAAGCCGGGGTCTCGCTGGGCGCGATGCCGGTCTACCGATTCGGCAACGACGCGCAGAAGCGGGAATGGCTGCCGCAGCTGACCAGTGGGCAGGCTCTGGGAGCCTTCGGCCTCACCGAGGCCGGTGGCGGCACCGACGCGGGCGCCACCAAGACCACCGCACGCCTGGACGACGGCCACTGGGTGATCAACGGCTCCAAGCAGTTCATCACCAACTCCGGTACTGATATCACCCGGCTGGTGACCGTCACGGCCGTGACCGGAGGCGATGGTGACAACCGGGAGATCTCCTCGATCCTGGTGCCGGTGCCCACGCCCGGCTTCACCGCCGAGCCGGCCTACGACAAGGTCGGGTGGAATGCGTCGGATACTCACCCACTGAGTTTCGACGATGTTCGCGTACCGGAGGAGAACCTGCTCGGTGAGCGCGGCCGTGGGTACGCAAACTTCCTGCGAATCCTCGATGAGGGCCGGATCGCGATCGCCGCACTGTCGGTCGGCGCAGCGCAGGGCTGTGTCGATGAAAGCGTGAAGTACGCCGCCGAGCGTGCGGCCTTCGGCCAGCCGATCGGGAAGTTCCAAGCCATCGAGTTCAAGATCGCCCGCATGGAGGCTCGCGCACACGCGGCCCGCACCGCCTACTACGACGCGGCGGCGCTGATGCTGGCCGGCAAGCCGTTCAAGAAGGAGGCGGCCATCGCCAAGCTGGTCGCCAGCGAGGCCGCGATGGACAACGCCCGTGACGCCACCCAGATCCACGGCGGCTACGGTTTCATGAACGAATACACCGTCGCCCGGCACTTCCGGGACAGCAAGATCCTCGAGATCGGCGAAGGGACAACCGAAGTGCAGCTGATGGTCATCGCCCGGCAGATGGGACTGTAG
- a CDS encoding CoA ester lyase — translation MALDNPGPAWLFCPADRPERFGKAAAAADVVILDLEDGVAAKDREAAREALVATQLDPGRTVVRVNPSTTPDHPLDLEALARTPYTTVMLAKTESAQQVTALAPLDVVVLIETPLGALNVVESSRPDNAFAVMWGAEDLFAVLGGTANRYPDGSYREVAKHVRSQSLLAAKAYGRLALDSVFLDIKNLDGLRAEVDDAVAVGFDAKVAIHPSQIAVIREGYLPGAEQVGWARHVLEAARNERGVFQFEGIMVDAPVLRRAERIVQLAPDPGH, via the coding sequence ATGGCACTGGACAATCCGGGACCGGCCTGGCTGTTCTGCCCCGCCGACCGTCCTGAGCGCTTCGGAAAAGCCGCTGCCGCAGCCGATGTCGTCATCCTCGATTTGGAGGACGGGGTGGCGGCCAAGGATCGGGAGGCCGCACGCGAGGCGCTGGTGGCGACACAGCTCGATCCCGGCCGCACCGTGGTACGGGTGAATCCGTCGACCACGCCCGATCATCCGCTCGATCTCGAGGCGCTGGCCCGCACGCCGTACACCACGGTGATGCTGGCCAAGACCGAGTCGGCGCAGCAGGTGACCGCGCTGGCGCCGCTGGATGTTGTGGTCCTGATCGAGACCCCGTTGGGGGCGCTCAATGTCGTCGAGTCGAGTCGGCCAGACAACGCGTTCGCCGTCATGTGGGGCGCCGAGGACCTGTTCGCCGTCCTCGGTGGTACCGCCAACCGGTATCCCGACGGCTCGTACCGCGAAGTCGCCAAGCACGTGCGGTCGCAGAGCTTGCTGGCGGCCAAGGCATATGGCCGGCTCGCACTGGATTCGGTGTTCCTGGACATCAAGAATCTCGACGGGCTGCGGGCCGAAGTGGATGACGCCGTGGCCGTCGGTTTCGACGCCAAAGTGGCGATCCATCCTAGCCAGATAGCAGTGATCAGGGAGGGCTACCTTCCTGGCGCTGAGCAGGTAGGTTGGGCGCGACACGTGCTTGAGGCGGCCCGCAATGAACGCGGTGTCTTCCAATTCGAGGGCATAATGGTAGATGCCCCGGTGCTACGGCGAGCAGAGCGCATAGTCCAGCTAGCGCCCGACCCCGGTCACTAG
- the pdhA gene encoding pyruvate dehydrogenase (acetyl-transferring) E1 component subunit alpha: protein MDQPVQLIGPDGTTTAESRYRRDLPPETLVWLYENLVVTRDLDVEFVNLQRQGELALYASCRGQEAAQIGAAACLRKTDWLFPQFRELGVFLVRGIAPANVAALWRGAWHGGLDFTSRCCAPIAIPIATHTVHAVGAAMAAQRLGEDSLTVAFLGDGATSEGDTHEAMNLAAVEKAPSVFYIQNNQWAISVPASRQYAVSTLAHRAAGYGMPGIRVDGNDILACYAVMSEAAERARAGEGPTLIEAVTYRMEPHTTSDDATRYRTPEDIAEWSARDPIARYRIYLQQSGVLTDRIEKRVQARSARLRAELRDAVVDAPDLDAGELFDHVYAEITPELSAQREQLRTELAGGMR, encoded by the coding sequence ATGGATCAGCCGGTTCAACTCATCGGGCCCGACGGAACGACGACGGCCGAAAGCCGATATCGTCGTGATCTCCCGCCGGAGACCCTGGTCTGGCTTTACGAGAACCTGGTTGTCACCCGGGATCTCGACGTCGAGTTCGTCAATCTGCAACGCCAGGGTGAGCTGGCCCTCTACGCCTCCTGCCGGGGCCAGGAGGCCGCGCAGATCGGCGCGGCGGCATGCCTGCGCAAGACCGACTGGCTGTTCCCGCAATTCCGCGAACTCGGTGTCTTCCTGGTCCGCGGGATCGCGCCCGCGAACGTGGCGGCGCTGTGGCGCGGTGCCTGGCACGGCGGCCTGGACTTCACCAGCAGGTGCTGCGCACCCATCGCCATTCCGATCGCCACCCACACCGTGCACGCCGTGGGCGCGGCGATGGCTGCCCAACGGCTGGGCGAGGATTCACTGACGGTGGCATTTCTCGGCGACGGCGCCACCAGCGAGGGCGACACCCACGAGGCAATGAATCTGGCTGCCGTCGAGAAGGCGCCGTCTGTGTTCTACATCCAGAACAACCAGTGGGCCATCTCGGTTCCGGCGAGCCGCCAATATGCCGTGTCCACCCTCGCACACCGTGCGGCCGGGTACGGCATGCCCGGAATCCGGGTGGATGGCAACGACATCCTGGCCTGCTACGCGGTGATGAGTGAGGCCGCCGAACGGGCGCGGGCAGGGGAGGGACCCACCCTCATCGAGGCCGTCACCTACCGGATGGAACCGCACACCACCTCCGACGACGCCACCCGGTACCGAACCCCCGAGGACATCGCCGAATGGTCGGCGCGGGATCCGATCGCCCGGTACCGCATCTACCTGCAGCAGAGCGGCGTGCTCACGGACCGGATCGAGAAGCGGGTGCAGGCCCGGTCGGCCCGACTCCGAGCCGAACTTCGCGACGCGGTGGTCGACGCCCCGGATCTCGATGCCGGCGAGCTGTTCGATCACGTCTACGCCGAGATCACCCCCGAATTGTCCGCCCAGCGAGAACAATTGCGCACCGAGTTGGCGGGAGGGATGCGATGA
- a CDS encoding Ig-like domain-containing protein → MTQPASSRYVRYVGRVGALAFALGVGLVVADNPAVAVADTGTSSNSTAHSARQSTARNQSLTARKPAPVQRARVPARTNPSAPRNAATLTDVLGYARREAEQTTSQPPATIGNIFFARTPTLGYNAAQNVQAGDGTITGTLNAEQANGYALTYTVTAPPQHGTVDIHEDGTFTYTPDAQFITRGGTDTFAVVADDQPGNQTHWHGLATFFAPNGGATATAKVTVLENPGVPQPTSVLATTDQLNAEQTVTEIVNSPFVRLAREVLKVGWWLAAQKNFTMIGGPDEKNMAQLDQAITEYANQAAMEVLLLNSNAPKFFQQVAPSHDWYLQNFTGTRIWYDNPDTIYRFVGVNNASSYVITGKFDGTLPADTNFSVLTGLSGTTADNINGKDLELNADGSFTIIADSTPTLLGQKNHLYLPPGTTLITTRNTLADWNAEEPMSLSILRVSGPPNSLFSQLGGFAIPGLGPLVTGNPLLTSLVSLVPPLPAPRLLQSVEAAVIMLLLGITGEDQYMGVATKDATTGQTKAPNVFSDPDHNASFLATQLQSVGYFQLADDEALVLTIDPGKARYFSVPVTNDWTITNNYWDEQTSLNVSQSEKNTDGSGTYTIVVSPTDPAVANWVSTGGLNQGTISIRFQDFDPLSTVDPTVSSQVVKIADLASVLPANTVYVTPDGRADQIAARQLGYTKRYTPYPQA, encoded by the coding sequence ATGACCCAGCCCGCTTCCAGCCGTTACGTCCGGTATGTCGGCCGGGTCGGTGCGTTGGCATTCGCACTCGGTGTGGGGCTGGTGGTGGCCGACAACCCGGCAGTTGCGGTGGCCGACACCGGCACGTCATCGAACTCGACGGCGCACTCGGCGCGCCAGTCCACGGCCCGCAACCAGTCGCTCACCGCCCGTAAGCCGGCCCCGGTACAGCGGGCACGTGTGCCGGCCCGCACCAACCCGTCGGCGCCGCGCAACGCGGCCACCCTGACCGACGTTCTCGGCTACGCCCGCCGCGAAGCCGAGCAGACGACCTCGCAGCCGCCTGCGACGATCGGCAACATCTTCTTTGCGCGCACCCCCACGCTCGGGTACAACGCTGCCCAGAACGTCCAGGCCGGTGACGGCACCATCACCGGCACGCTCAACGCCGAACAGGCCAACGGATACGCCCTCACCTATACCGTGACCGCGCCGCCGCAACACGGCACCGTCGACATCCACGAGGACGGCACGTTCACCTACACCCCTGACGCGCAATTCATCACCCGAGGTGGCACCGACACCTTCGCGGTGGTCGCCGACGACCAGCCGGGCAACCAGACTCATTGGCACGGTCTGGCAACGTTTTTCGCACCCAACGGCGGAGCCACCGCGACGGCCAAGGTGACCGTCCTGGAGAACCCCGGGGTCCCCCAACCAACGTCCGTGCTGGCCACCACCGACCAGCTCAACGCCGAGCAGACCGTCACCGAGATCGTGAACTCACCGTTCGTCCGGCTGGCCAGGGAGGTGCTGAAAGTCGGTTGGTGGCTGGCCGCGCAGAAGAACTTCACCATGATCGGTGGGCCGGACGAGAAGAACATGGCCCAGCTGGACCAGGCCATCACCGAATACGCGAACCAGGCCGCGATGGAGGTTTTGCTGCTGAACTCCAACGCCCCCAAGTTCTTTCAACAAGTCGCGCCCAGTCACGACTGGTATCTGCAGAACTTCACCGGCACCCGAATCTGGTATGACAACCCCGATACCATCTACCGGTTCGTGGGGGTGAACAACGCGAGTTCATATGTGATCACCGGAAAGTTCGACGGGACCCTGCCGGCCGACACCAACTTCAGCGTCCTGACCGGCTTGAGCGGGACGACGGCCGACAACATCAACGGCAAGGACCTCGAACTCAACGCTGACGGCAGCTTCACCATCATCGCAGATTCCACACCCACGCTGCTGGGTCAGAAGAATCACCTGTACCTACCGCCCGGCACCACCCTGATCACGACACGAAACACGTTGGCGGACTGGAACGCCGAGGAACCGATGAGCCTGTCGATCCTTCGGGTCAGCGGTCCGCCGAACAGCCTGTTCAGCCAGCTCGGCGGGTTCGCGATCCCGGGGCTGGGTCCGCTGGTGACCGGCAACCCGCTGCTGACGTCGCTGGTCTCGCTCGTCCCGCCGCTGCCGGCACCGCGCCTGCTGCAGTCGGTGGAGGCGGCGGTCATCATGCTGCTGCTCGGGATCACCGGCGAGGACCAATACATGGGCGTCGCCACCAAGGACGCCACCACGGGTCAGACCAAGGCGCCCAATGTGTTCTCCGACCCCGACCACAACGCGTCGTTCCTCGCCACCCAGCTGCAGAGCGTCGGTTACTTCCAGCTGGCCGACGACGAGGCGCTGGTGCTCACCATCGACCCCGGCAAAGCCCGGTATTTCAGCGTGCCGGTGACCAACGACTGGACCATCACCAACAACTACTGGGACGAGCAGACCAGCCTCAACGTCAGCCAGTCCGAGAAGAACACGGACGGCAGCGGCACGTACACGATCGTGGTCTCCCCCACCGATCCCGCAGTGGCCAACTGGGTGTCCACCGGCGGCCTCAATCAGGGCACCATCTCCATCCGGTTCCAGGACTTCGATCCGCTGTCCACCGTCGACCCGACCGTGAGCTCACAGGTGGTGAAGATCGCCGATCTCGCCTCGGTGCTGCCGGCCAATACGGTCTACGTCACCCCCGATGGGCGAGCCGACCAGATCGCCGCGCGGCAACTGGGTTACACCAAGCGGTACACCCCGTACCCGCAGGCCTAG